In one window of Hyalangium gracile DNA:
- a CDS encoding HAD family hydrolase — translation MSVAFFDLDKTLLAVNSGTLWIRRELALGHITRLQALRASLWIARYHLGFVSMEDAVLAAIGHLAGTPAQALQERTATFYEEQVRPLYRPGALRALEEHRGAGDRLVLLTSSSGYLSELVSRELRLDAILCNRFEVDERGLHTGRPLGAVCFGAGKRTHAEAYAREAGVLLSACSFYTDSYSDLPVLEVVGRPVVVHPDYRLRREAVRRGWPVVDWGVPSAGIPAAGSSPSP, via the coding sequence ATGAGCGTCGCGTTCTTCGATCTCGACAAGACGCTCCTCGCGGTGAACTCCGGGACGCTGTGGATCCGCCGGGAGCTGGCCCTGGGCCACATCACCCGGCTCCAGGCGCTCCGCGCCAGCCTGTGGATCGCCCGCTACCACCTGGGCTTCGTCTCCATGGAGGACGCGGTGCTCGCGGCCATCGGCCACCTGGCGGGCACTCCAGCCCAGGCGCTCCAGGAGCGCACCGCCACCTTCTATGAGGAGCAGGTGCGCCCGCTCTACCGCCCGGGGGCCCTGCGCGCGCTCGAGGAGCACCGCGGCGCGGGAGATCGGCTCGTGCTCCTCACGTCCTCCTCGGGCTACCTCTCCGAGCTGGTGTCCCGGGAGCTGCGCCTGGACGCCATCCTCTGCAACCGCTTCGAGGTGGATGAGCGGGGGCTGCACACCGGCCGGCCGCTGGGCGCGGTGTGCTTTGGGGCCGGCAAGCGCACCCACGCGGAGGCCTATGCGCGCGAGGCAGGAGTGCTCCTGTCCGCGTGCTCCTTCTATACGGACTCGTACTCGGATCTGCCGGTGCTGGAGGTGGTGGGGCGGCCCGTCGTCGTCCACCCCGACTACCGCCTGCGCCGCGAGGCGGTGCGCAGGGGCTGGCCGGTGGTGGACTGGGGCGTGCCCTCCGCGGGCATCCCGGCCGCCGGCTCGTCCCCCTCGCCCTGA
- a CDS encoding myxosortase-dependent metalloprotease, MXAN_2677/MXAN_2678 family — MSPRGLLLLAVLFVAPAASAQVYRRTVVPGKPLCLNWLSREFVYHIDSAGSLRTPRDTEFPAIDASFDTWRTLSATCSDFTFVRGPDVSRPAVGYVVDGENQNVVTFRETACSDVVPYDDPCIEAETCANDYSCWEHGDLTIGLTTTTFSFKNGIILDADIELNASQPGGNLGFLFTVVSSPICEGLPSTECVATDIQNTMTHEIGHAMGLDHVFEPLSTMEASAPIGETQKRVIDAGSAAGFCDTYPRGLPPTQCTEIGVSSKNLSGQSAGTNCAAAPGSFLPGVLLSMWMFRARRRARACRT; from the coding sequence GTGAGCCCGCGCGGGCTGCTCCTGCTGGCCGTCCTGTTCGTGGCGCCCGCCGCGAGCGCCCAGGTGTACCGGCGCACCGTGGTCCCCGGAAAGCCCCTGTGCCTCAACTGGCTCAGTCGAGAGTTCGTCTACCACATCGACTCGGCCGGCAGCCTCCGCACGCCGCGGGACACCGAGTTCCCCGCGATCGACGCCTCCTTCGACACGTGGCGCACGCTGTCGGCCACGTGCAGCGACTTCACCTTCGTCCGTGGCCCGGACGTGAGCCGCCCCGCCGTGGGCTACGTCGTGGACGGGGAGAACCAGAACGTCGTCACCTTCCGGGAGACGGCCTGCTCGGACGTCGTCCCCTATGACGATCCCTGCATCGAGGCCGAGACGTGCGCCAATGACTACTCCTGCTGGGAGCACGGCGACCTGACGATCGGGCTCACCACCACCACGTTCAGCTTCAAGAACGGCATCATCCTGGACGCGGACATCGAGCTCAACGCCTCGCAGCCGGGCGGCAACCTGGGCTTCCTCTTCACCGTCGTCAGCTCGCCGATCTGCGAGGGGCTGCCCTCGACGGAGTGCGTGGCCACGGACATCCAGAACACGATGACCCACGAGATCGGCCACGCCATGGGGCTGGACCACGTGTTCGAGCCGCTGTCCACCATGGAGGCCTCCGCGCCCATCGGAGAGACCCAGAAGCGCGTCATCGACGCCGGCAGCGCCGCGGGCTTCTGCGACACCTATCCGCGGGGCCTTCCGCCCACCCAGTGCACCGAGATCGGCGTGTCCAGCAAGAACCTGTCCGGCCAGAGCGCGGGGACGAACTGCGCGGCGGCCCCTGGCTCGTTCCTGCCCGGCGTGCTGCTGTCCATGTGGATGTTCCGGGCGCGGCGGCGGGCCCGGGCCTGCCGTACGTGA
- a CDS encoding myxosortase-dependent metalloprotease, MXAN_2677/MXAN_2678 family — MLALSLGQSAPYVRSRVEAGDPSTQCLYWTVPKITWYQSSAGNPQTRPQASEFDAVRRSFQGWRTIFDQCGNLSLEEGGVVDDRKVGYVVNGDNRNLVLFRTRRCGDTNIVPANDPCWEEESCANEYDCWDNDLGTIAVTLTTYDEKSGIIYDSDIELNSVAFYFTTSDGPLCNPPALTTNCVSTDVQNTMTHEIGHFVGLDHTNAVGSTMNPRAQTGEISKRSIDPGSRDFVCSEAYPKGMASQACVHPTSDANLGRKAQVGCASVGAEAWLPALAGWALLLARRRRGGRS, encoded by the coding sequence ATGCTGGCCCTCTCGCTGGGCCAGTCGGCTCCCTATGTCCGCAGCCGCGTCGAGGCGGGAGATCCCTCGACGCAGTGCCTCTATTGGACGGTGCCGAAGATCACCTGGTACCAGAGCAGCGCGGGCAACCCGCAGACGAGGCCCCAGGCCTCCGAGTTCGACGCCGTCCGGCGCTCGTTCCAGGGCTGGCGGACGATCTTCGACCAGTGCGGCAACCTGTCCCTCGAGGAGGGGGGCGTCGTCGACGACCGCAAGGTGGGCTACGTGGTCAACGGCGACAACCGGAACCTGGTGCTCTTCCGCACCCGGCGCTGCGGCGACACCAACATCGTGCCGGCCAATGATCCGTGCTGGGAAGAGGAGTCGTGCGCCAACGAGTATGACTGCTGGGACAACGATCTCGGGACGATCGCCGTCACCCTCACCACCTACGACGAGAAGTCCGGCATCATCTACGACTCGGACATCGAGCTGAACTCGGTGGCCTTCTACTTCACCACCTCGGATGGTCCGCTCTGCAACCCGCCGGCGCTGACCACCAACTGCGTGTCCACGGACGTGCAGAACACCATGACGCACGAGATCGGCCACTTCGTCGGCCTGGACCACACCAACGCCGTGGGCTCCACGATGAACCCTCGGGCGCAGACAGGTGAGATCTCCAAGCGGAGCATCGACCCGGGCTCGCGCGACTTCGTGTGCTCGGAGGCCTACCCGAAGGGCATGGCCAGCCAGGCCTGCGTCCATCCCACGTCGGACGCGAACCTCGGCCGCAAGGCCCAGGTCGGGTGCGCCTCCGTCGGGGCCGAGGCGTGGCTGCCAGCGCTGGCCGGGTGGGCGCTGCTGCTCGCCCGTCGCCGTCGGGGAGGGCGCTCGTGA
- the gltX gene encoding glutamate--tRNA ligase, with protein MASAPRVRFAPSPTGYLHIGGARTALFNYLYARRFGGTFILRIEDTDLERSTEASLQAILDGLKWLDIDWDEGPGKGGPFTPYFQTQRLDTYRQHAEQLIAAGKAYRCYCTPEEIKERRARAEKEAGVAGVYKYEGTCRDRKDIPEGRQSVVRFKMPSKEGSVSFDDFVLGKITKEYSDLDDWVMLRADGIPLYNFGCVIDDHLMDITLVARGQEHVNSTFPQLMLYQAFGWEPPRFAHLPLILGPDREKLSKRKHKEADVMLHKANGILPEALLNFVIRLGWSHGNDEVISRQQMIEWFDFKDVGSTSGVWNPEKLLWLNQHYLKTLPPADIARRLGPFLADKGHALPAGDSRLERFVVAFRERAKTLEEMATMAVPYLASGVTLDEKAAAKHLTADSLKLVRQVRDDAAALPEWSVPALDAVIKTVSERAGVGMGKVAQPVRVAITGNTTSPGIGETLLLMGKDEALRRLDAALARG; from the coding sequence ATGGCCTCCGCACCCCGAGTCCGTTTCGCACCCTCTCCCACCGGCTACCTCCATATCGGCGGTGCCCGGACGGCGCTCTTCAACTACCTCTATGCCCGGCGCTTCGGCGGCACCTTCATCCTGCGCATCGAGGACACGGATCTGGAGCGCTCCACCGAGGCCTCGCTGCAGGCCATCCTCGACGGCCTGAAGTGGCTGGACATCGACTGGGACGAGGGCCCCGGGAAGGGCGGGCCCTTCACCCCGTACTTCCAGACGCAGCGGCTGGACACGTACCGCCAGCACGCCGAGCAGCTCATCGCCGCGGGCAAGGCCTACCGCTGCTACTGCACGCCCGAGGAGATCAAGGAGCGCCGGGCCCGCGCCGAGAAGGAAGCCGGCGTGGCCGGCGTCTACAAGTACGAGGGCACCTGCCGGGACCGGAAGGACATCCCCGAGGGCCGGCAGTCCGTCGTGCGCTTCAAGATGCCGTCCAAGGAGGGCTCCGTCTCCTTCGACGACTTCGTGCTCGGGAAGATCACCAAGGAGTACTCGGACCTGGATGACTGGGTCATGCTCCGGGCGGACGGCATCCCGCTCTACAACTTCGGCTGCGTCATCGATGACCACCTGATGGACATCACCCTGGTGGCGCGCGGGCAGGAGCACGTCAACTCCACCTTCCCGCAGCTGATGCTCTACCAGGCGTTCGGCTGGGAGCCGCCGCGCTTCGCCCACCTGCCGCTCATCCTCGGGCCGGACCGCGAGAAGCTGTCCAAGCGCAAGCACAAGGAGGCGGACGTCATGCTGCACAAGGCCAACGGGATCCTCCCGGAGGCCCTGCTCAACTTCGTCATCCGCCTGGGCTGGAGCCACGGCAACGACGAGGTCATCTCCCGCCAGCAGATGATCGAGTGGTTCGACTTCAAGGACGTGGGCAGCACCTCCGGCGTGTGGAACCCGGAGAAGCTGCTGTGGCTCAACCAGCACTACCTGAAGACGCTGCCCCCAGCCGACATCGCCCGGCGCCTGGGGCCCTTCCTCGCGGACAAGGGGCACGCACTGCCCGCGGGCGACTCGCGCCTGGAGCGCTTCGTCGTCGCCTTCCGCGAGCGCGCCAAGACACTCGAGGAGATGGCCACCATGGCCGTGCCGTACCTCGCCTCGGGCGTGACGCTCGACGAGAAGGCCGCCGCCAAGCACCTCACGGCGGACTCCCTGAAGCTCGTCCGGCAGGTGCGGGACGACGCGGCCGCCCTGCCCGAGTGGAGCGTGCCGGCCCTGGATGCGGTCATCAAGACGGTGAGCGAGCGGGCAGGCGTGGGCATGGGCAAGGTGGCCCAGCCCGTCCGGGTGGCCATCACCGGGAACACCACGAGCCCGGGCATCGGCGAGACGCTCCTCCTGATGGGCAAGGACGAGGCGCTGCGCCGCCTGGATGCCGCCCTGGCTCGCGGCTGA
- a CDS encoding response regulator, translated as MDLPFETEESEGGTGGTLASTLLVVDDEPVVLDVCGRLLAREADLVVIQATSAEEALPLLQNQRIDVLITDKNLPQMSGIELIAEARRLQPALEAMMITGYASSESVIAAFAAGASDYILKPFDDLRVLRAKVRAALERRSERIKGREQARDVARQAAALLESGQDAPEPAHQALEDELRNYEQAVKSGAMTGRVAVVGSPEAVQVLNSEGFQVVELPATSPELEHCDVVILETGEPRWRMLAEILQSRAPDVLLLANPQADLADLLEAIGLRLDLVGFGSSSGTQSLPERVRMLLVRRTIQRAQTRLANALLLFHRSITRR; from the coding sequence ATGGATCTGCCGTTCGAGACCGAGGAGAGCGAGGGAGGAACGGGGGGAACGCTCGCCTCGACCCTGCTGGTAGTGGACGACGAGCCCGTCGTGCTGGACGTATGCGGTCGGCTCCTGGCGCGTGAGGCGGACCTGGTCGTCATCCAGGCCACCAGCGCCGAGGAGGCCCTGCCGTTGCTGCAGAACCAGCGCATCGACGTGCTCATCACCGACAAGAACCTGCCGCAGATGAGCGGCATCGAGCTCATCGCCGAGGCGCGGCGCCTGCAACCCGCGCTCGAGGCGATGATGATCACCGGCTATGCCAGCTCGGAGTCGGTGATCGCCGCCTTCGCGGCGGGGGCGAGCGACTACATCCTCAAGCCCTTCGATGATCTGCGCGTGCTGCGGGCCAAGGTGAGGGCCGCGCTCGAGCGGCGCTCCGAGCGCATCAAGGGCCGAGAGCAGGCCCGGGATGTGGCCCGGCAGGCCGCCGCGCTGCTGGAGAGCGGACAGGACGCGCCCGAGCCGGCGCACCAGGCGCTCGAGGACGAGCTGCGCAACTACGAGCAGGCGGTGAAGAGCGGGGCGATGACGGGCCGCGTGGCCGTGGTCGGCAGCCCCGAGGCCGTGCAGGTGCTCAACTCCGAGGGCTTCCAGGTGGTGGAGCTGCCGGCCACCTCTCCGGAGCTGGAGCACTGCGACGTCGTCATCCTGGAGACGGGCGAGCCGCGCTGGCGGATGCTGGCGGAGATCCTCCAGTCCCGGGCGCCGGACGTGCTGCTGCTGGCCAACCCGCAGGCGGATCTCGCGGACCTGCTGGAGGCCATCGGCCTGAGGCTGGACCTGGTGGGCTTCGGCTCCTCCTCGGGGACGCAGAGCCTGCCGGAGCGCGTGCGGATGCTGCTGGTGCGCCGGACGATCCAGCGGGCGCAGACGCGGCTGGCCAACGCGCTGCTGCTCTTCCACCGGAGCATCACCCGCCGCTGA
- a CDS encoding sensor histidine kinase yields the protein MSPYDLPAVLYCDDDALNLRVFDANFGQRFRIFRCSSPNEALALLEQRRGEIGVVISDQRMPGMSGVELLERARTLAPDAKRMLVTAYADLQAVVDAVNRGQVTRYFVKPWDRAEMLAALEDALKIARLELKIREVESRMMKAERLATLGQVTAGIAHELMGPVGYLSQNVSALRRDIDQVIEYVNKHLASDPDRAVAETVKDLPSLIGDLSTGTEHLRQVAHGLKAQARGDETEQAAEISEVVSFAVKLARAEVRDRARLTSSGEAARVLFGPVKLCQVVLNLIVNAAQAMEGIGRQGKIDVRWTMQDHNVILTVSDNGCGIPVELQEKVFQPLFTTKPVGIGTGLGLSICKDLVTQYGGKLKLSSVPGEGTDIEITLLRAPMP from the coding sequence ATGAGCCCGTACGATCTTCCCGCAGTCCTCTACTGTGACGACGACGCCCTGAACCTCCGGGTGTTCGACGCCAACTTCGGCCAGCGCTTCCGCATCTTCCGCTGCTCCTCGCCCAACGAGGCGCTGGCCCTGCTGGAGCAGCGGCGCGGAGAGATCGGCGTCGTCATCTCCGATCAGCGCATGCCGGGCATGAGCGGCGTGGAGCTGCTGGAGCGCGCCCGCACGCTGGCGCCCGACGCCAAGCGCATGCTCGTCACCGCCTACGCGGACCTGCAGGCGGTGGTGGACGCCGTCAACCGCGGCCAGGTGACGCGCTACTTCGTCAAGCCGTGGGATCGCGCGGAGATGCTGGCCGCGCTCGAGGACGCGCTGAAGATCGCGCGCCTGGAGCTGAAGATCCGCGAAGTCGAGAGCCGGATGATGAAGGCCGAGCGTCTGGCCACCCTGGGACAGGTGACGGCCGGCATCGCCCACGAGCTGATGGGGCCGGTGGGCTACCTCTCGCAGAACGTGTCCGCGCTGCGCCGGGACATCGATCAGGTCATCGAGTACGTGAACAAGCACCTGGCGAGTGATCCGGACCGTGCGGTGGCCGAGACGGTGAAGGATCTGCCCTCGCTGATCGGCGATCTGTCCACGGGCACCGAGCACCTGCGGCAGGTGGCGCACGGCCTGAAGGCGCAGGCGCGCGGCGACGAGACGGAGCAGGCGGCGGAGATCTCCGAAGTGGTCTCCTTCGCGGTGAAGCTCGCGCGCGCCGAGGTGCGGGACAGGGCGCGCCTGACGAGCAGCGGCGAGGCGGCGCGGGTGCTGTTCGGGCCGGTGAAGCTCTGCCAGGTGGTGCTCAACCTCATCGTCAACGCCGCGCAGGCCATGGAGGGCATCGGCCGCCAGGGGAAGATCGACGTGCGCTGGACGATGCAGGACCACAACGTGATCCTCACCGTCTCGGACAACGGCTGCGGCATCCCCGTCGAGCTGCAGGAGAAGGTCTTCCAGCCGCTCTTCACCACCAAGCCGGTGGGCATCGGCACGGGGCTGGGGCTGTCCATCTGCAAGGATCTCGTCACGCAGTACGGAGGCAAGCTCAAGCTGTCCTCCGTGCCGGGCGAGGGCACGGACATCGAGATCACCCTGCTTCGGGCGCCGATGCCTTGA
- a CDS encoding DUF2795 domain-containing protein has product MTRARSTLGDGGPEARAKPPLSLASLLRQALQGAVYPLSMEQLSRVARENAAPAEVLTLLSGLPRGEFRSLDAVEFALEGEAQDRARAR; this is encoded by the coding sequence ATGACACGAGCCCGGTCCACCCTCGGCGATGGTGGGCCGGAGGCACGTGCGAAGCCGCCTCTCTCGCTCGCATCCCTGCTGCGGCAGGCGCTCCAGGGCGCGGTCTACCCGCTCTCCATGGAGCAGCTGAGCCGTGTGGCTCGGGAAAACGCCGCTCCGGCGGAGGTCCTCACCTTGTTGAGCGGCCTGCCTCGCGGAGAGTTCCGCTCGCTCGACGCGGTGGAGTTCGCCCTCGAGGGAGAAGCGCAGGACAGGGCTCGCGCGAGATAG
- a CDS encoding pyruvate dehydrogenase complex dihydrolipoamide acetyltransferase, with protein MSTPIPMPSLSPTMKEGKIIKWLKKVGDKVSSGEAIAEVETDKSNLEIEAYDDGVLLEIVVGEGEMAQVGAPIAHIGAKGEKVQAGKAAAPAPSAPKAEAPKAEAPKAEAPKAAAPAPAPAAAPAAGGGEGIAIPMPSLSPTMKEGKIVKWLKKEGDKVSSGEPIAEVETDKSNLEIEAYDDGTLSKIVVGEGQVATVGAPIAYIAGKAGKAAPAPAPSAPKAEAPKAAAPAPAPSAPKAEAPKAAAPAGGRVRASPLAKRMARDRGLDLSALQGSGPLGRVVKRDIEAALAKGPPAAQKPAKAPAAAARAGVRPEPQSVPISSMRRVIAQRMTEVKPGVPHFYLTVDVEMDAAMKIREEAKALESKVSVNDIIVKAAAIALRRYPKINVSLQGDHILQYATADVGIAVALEEGLITPIIRDADQKGLAAISAESRELAERARKRALKPDEYTGGSLTVSNLGMYGIDQFVAVINPPQASILAVGSVADKAVVRDGQIVARKILTVTLSCDHRVIDGAIGAEYLREFKTLLEHPMRLLF; from the coding sequence ATGTCCACGCCCATCCCGATGCCTTCGCTCTCCCCGACCATGAAGGAGGGCAAGATCATCAAGTGGCTGAAGAAGGTAGGGGACAAGGTCTCGTCCGGTGAAGCGATCGCCGAGGTCGAGACCGACAAGTCCAACCTCGAGATCGAGGCCTACGACGACGGCGTCCTGCTGGAGATCGTCGTCGGCGAGGGAGAGATGGCCCAGGTGGGCGCTCCCATCGCCCATATCGGCGCCAAGGGGGAGAAGGTCCAGGCCGGCAAGGCCGCCGCGCCGGCTCCCTCCGCTCCGAAGGCCGAGGCTCCGAAGGCCGAGGCTCCGAAGGCCGAGGCTCCGAAGGCCGCCGCGCCCGCTCCGGCTCCCGCCGCCGCTCCGGCCGCGGGAGGAGGGGAGGGGATCGCCATCCCCATGCCCTCGCTCTCCCCGACCATGAAGGAGGGGAAGATCGTCAAGTGGCTCAAGAAGGAGGGGGACAAGGTCTCCTCCGGTGAGCCCATCGCCGAGGTGGAGACGGACAAGTCCAACCTCGAGATCGAGGCCTACGACGACGGCACGCTGTCGAAGATCGTCGTGGGCGAGGGCCAGGTGGCGACGGTGGGGGCTCCCATCGCGTACATCGCCGGCAAGGCAGGCAAGGCGGCTCCCGCGCCGGCTCCTTCCGCTCCGAAGGCGGAGGCTCCCAAGGCCGCTGCTCCGGCGCCGGCTCCTTCCGCTCCGAAGGCGGAGGCTCCCAAGGCCGCCGCGCCCGCTGGAGGCCGTGTCCGTGCCAGCCCGCTGGCGAAGCGGATGGCGCGGGACCGAGGCCTGGATCTCTCGGCGCTGCAGGGCTCCGGTCCGCTCGGCCGCGTGGTGAAGCGCGACATCGAGGCGGCGCTGGCCAAGGGGCCGCCCGCGGCCCAGAAGCCCGCGAAGGCTCCTGCGGCGGCGGCCCGGGCGGGTGTCAGGCCCGAGCCCCAGTCGGTGCCCATCTCGTCGATGCGCCGGGTGATCGCCCAGCGCATGACGGAGGTGAAGCCGGGCGTGCCCCACTTCTACCTGACGGTGGACGTGGAGATGGACGCGGCGATGAAGATCCGCGAGGAGGCCAAGGCGCTGGAGTCCAAGGTCTCCGTCAACGACATCATCGTGAAGGCGGCGGCCATCGCGCTGCGGCGCTACCCGAAGATCAACGTGTCGCTGCAGGGCGATCACATCCTGCAGTACGCGACGGCGGACGTGGGCATCGCCGTGGCGCTGGAGGAGGGGCTCATCACGCCCATCATCCGGGACGCGGATCAGAAGGGGCTGGCGGCCATCTCCGCCGAGTCCCGCGAGCTGGCCGAGCGCGCGCGCAAGCGGGCCCTCAAGCCGGACGAGTACACGGGCGGCTCGCTCACGGTGTCCAACCTGGGCATGTACGGCATCGACCAGTTCGTCGCCGTCATCAACCCGCCGCAGGCGTCCATCCTCGCGGTGGGCTCGGTGGCGGACAAGGCGGTGGTGCGCGACGGACAGATCGTCGCGCGGAAGATCCTCACGGTGACGCTCTCGTGCGATCACCGGGTGATCGACGGTGCCATCGGCGCGGAGTACCTGCGCGAGTTCAAGACGCTGCTCGAGCACCCGATGCGGCTGCTGTTCTAG
- a CDS encoding pyruvate dehydrogenase complex E1 component subunit beta, which produces MAELMYREALNQALAEEMERDANVFLIGEEVGRYNGAFKVSLGLLDRFGSARIIDAPISELGFAGLGVGAAMVGLRPVVEMMTWNFAILAMDQIVNNAAKLRHMSGGQLRCPIVFRGPGGAGGRLSSQHSQALEANYAHFPGLKVIAPATPADAKGMLKSAIRDENPVIMFEGERLYAIKGEVPEGEHVVPIGKADVKREGKDVSIITWSRMYYFCEEAAKQLEQEGISVEILDLRTLRPLDEEAILATVRKTNRVVIVEEGWALAGVGASVVDIIQSKAFDDLDAPVVRVTGLDVNMSYAANLENATQPDAPKIIDAVKKVLYREGA; this is translated from the coding sequence ATGGCCGAGTTGATGTACCGCGAGGCGCTGAACCAGGCGCTCGCCGAGGAGATGGAGCGCGACGCCAACGTCTTCCTGATTGGTGAGGAAGTGGGCCGCTACAACGGCGCGTTCAAGGTGTCGCTGGGGCTGCTGGACAGGTTCGGGAGCGCGCGCATCATCGACGCGCCCATCTCCGAGCTGGGCTTCGCGGGCCTGGGCGTGGGCGCGGCGATGGTGGGCCTGCGTCCGGTGGTGGAGATGATGACGTGGAACTTCGCCATCCTGGCGATGGACCAGATCGTCAACAACGCGGCCAAGCTGCGGCACATGTCCGGCGGCCAGCTGCGCTGCCCCATCGTGTTTCGCGGCCCGGGTGGCGCGGGCGGCCGGCTCTCCAGCCAGCACAGCCAGGCGCTCGAGGCCAACTACGCCCACTTCCCGGGCCTGAAGGTGATCGCGCCGGCCACGCCCGCGGACGCCAAGGGCATGCTCAAGTCGGCCATCCGCGACGAGAACCCCGTCATCATGTTCGAGGGCGAGCGGCTCTATGCCATCAAGGGCGAGGTGCCCGAGGGTGAGCACGTCGTCCCCATCGGCAAGGCGGACGTGAAGCGCGAGGGCAAGGACGTCTCCATCATCACGTGGAGCCGCATGTACTACTTCTGCGAGGAGGCCGCGAAGCAGCTGGAGCAGGAGGGCATCTCGGTGGAGATCCTGGACCTGCGCACGCTGCGGCCGCTCGACGAGGAGGCCATCCTGGCCACGGTGCGCAAGACGAACCGCGTCGTCATCGTGGAGGAGGGCTGGGCGCTGGCGGGTGTGGGCGCCTCGGTGGTGGACATCATCCAGTCCAAGGCGTTCGACGACCTGGACGCGCCGGTGGTGCGCGTGACGGGGCTCGACGTGAACATGTCCTACGCGGCCAACCTGGAGAACGCGACCCAGCCGGACGCGCCCAAGATCATCGACGCCGTGAAGAAGGTCCTCTACCGCGAGGGAGCCTGA
- the pdhA gene encoding pyruvate dehydrogenase (acetyl-transferring) E1 component subunit alpha → MASQYSKELLLTMYRKMYLIRRFEERTDQQYKQGKIAGFCHLYIGQEAVAVGPNEAIRPDDYMLSAYRDHGQPLARGSDPGMVMAELFGRSTGYSKGKGGSMHIFDIEHHFYGGYGIVGAQIPLAAGMAFASRYRNEDRVTVCYFGDAAANQGSFHETFNMAAKWKLPVIYICENNRYGMGTAIGRVAAVPEIHKRAAAYNMRGEAVDGMDCLKMYEAVKDAAEYCRAGKGPVLLEANTYRFRGHSVVDPASYRKKEEVEEERKNDPIPKLREYTLKKKLATEAEFEAIDEEVKAQVDAAVKFADESPEPSLDELWRDTIVEPGEEDVRPRERVLGMKVKWPSYPSGQELKVTWDLEPREHAEREDKKAGLAR, encoded by the coding sequence GTGGCCAGCCAGTACTCGAAGGAACTGCTGTTGACGATGTACCGGAAGATGTACCTCATCCGCCGTTTCGAGGAGCGCACGGACCAGCAGTACAAGCAGGGGAAGATCGCCGGCTTCTGCCACCTCTACATCGGCCAGGAGGCCGTGGCGGTGGGCCCCAACGAGGCCATCCGGCCGGATGACTACATGCTCTCGGCGTACCGCGATCACGGTCAGCCGCTGGCGCGTGGCTCGGACCCGGGCATGGTGATGGCGGAGCTGTTCGGCCGCAGCACCGGCTACAGCAAGGGCAAGGGCGGCTCGATGCACATCTTCGACATCGAGCACCACTTCTACGGAGGCTACGGCATCGTCGGCGCGCAGATCCCGCTGGCGGCCGGCATGGCGTTCGCCAGCCGCTACCGCAACGAGGATCGCGTCACCGTCTGCTACTTCGGCGACGCGGCGGCCAACCAGGGCTCCTTCCACGAGACGTTCAACATGGCGGCCAAGTGGAAGCTGCCGGTCATCTACATCTGCGAGAACAACCGCTACGGCATGGGCACGGCCATCGGCCGCGTGGCGGCGGTGCCGGAGATCCACAAGCGCGCGGCGGCCTACAACATGCGCGGCGAGGCCGTGGACGGCATGGACTGCCTGAAGATGTACGAGGCGGTGAAGGACGCGGCCGAGTACTGCCGCGCGGGCAAGGGCCCGGTGCTGCTGGAGGCCAACACCTACCGCTTCCGCGGCCACTCGGTGGTGGACCCGGCCAGCTACCGCAAGAAGGAGGAGGTCGAGGAGGAGCGCAAGAACGACCCCATCCCGAAGCTGCGCGAGTACACGCTCAAGAAGAAGCTGGCCACGGAGGCGGAGTTCGAGGCCATCGACGAGGAGGTGAAGGCGCAGGTGGACGCGGCGGTGAAGTTCGCCGACGAGTCGCCCGAGCCCAGCCTGGACGAGCTGTGGCGCGACACCATCGTGGAGCCGGGCGAGGAGGACGTGCGCCCGCGCGAGCGCGTGCTGGGCATGAAGGTGAAGTGGCCCTCGTACCCCTCCGGCCAGGAGCTGAAGGTGACGTGGGATCTGGAGCCTCGCGAGCACGCCGAGCGAGAGGACAAGAAGGCCGGTCTGGCTCGCTAG